From Anoplopoma fimbria isolate UVic2021 breed Golden Eagle Sablefish chromosome 11, Afim_UVic_2022, whole genome shotgun sequence, one genomic window encodes:
- the LOC129097981 gene encoding cytohesin-4-like isoform X3: MHLQTLKAFVGLHEFSDLNLVQALRQFLWSFRLPGEAQKIDRMMEAFATRYCDCNPGVFQSTDTCYILSFAIIMLNTSLHNPNVKDKPSLQRFFSMNRGINNGEDLPTELLTKLYTSIRNEPFKIPEDDGNDLTLTFFNPDREGWLLKMGGRVKTWKRRWFILTDSCLYYFEYTTDKDPIGIIPLENLCVRKLQNTSKQYCLELYNPKGQQIKACKTENKGRVVQGKHQSYKLRAADAEERDAWIDAIRASITKDPFYDLVSLRKRKVITNTSS; encoded by the exons ATGCATCTGCAGACACTGAAAGCGTTTGTGGGCCTGCATGAATTCTCAGACCTGAATCTTGTGCAAGCGTTGAG GCAGTTTCTGTGGAGCTTTCGTCTCCCGGGAGAAGCGCAGAAGATTGACAGGATGATGGAGGCGTTTGCAACTCGCTACTGCGACTGTAACCCAGGGGTCTTCCAATCCACAG aCACATGCTACATCCTGTCTTTTGCCATCATCATGCTCAACACAAGCCTCCACAACCCCAACGTGAAAGACAAACCCAGTCTGCAGCGATTTTTTTCCATGAACAGAGGAATCAACAACGGGGAGGACCTGCCCACCGAGCTGCTCACG AAATTGTACACGAGTATCCGCAACGAGCCTTTCAAAATCCCAGAGGACGATGGGAACGACCTCAcgctgacattttttaatccaGACAGAGAAGGCTGGCTCCTTAAAATGG GTGGTCGAGTTAAAACCTGGAAGAGGAGGTGGTTCATTTTGACAGACAGCTGCTTGTACTACTTTGAATACACCACG gatAAAGACCCGATCGGGATTATTCCTCTGGAGAACCTGTGTGTCAGGAAGCTgcaaaacacaagcaaacag TATTGTCTGGAGTTATATAACCCCAAAGGACAGCAGATCAAGGCCTGCAAGACGGAAAACAAAGGCAGAGTGGTGCAGGGTAAACACCAGTCCTATAAGCTCAGGGCAGCCGACGCAGAAGAGCGGGACGCCTGGATCGATGCAATCAG ggcgAGTATCACCAAAGACCCGTTTTATGACCTGGTGTCTCTACGAAAGAGGAAAGTCATCACCAACACTTCCTCATAG